In the Microcebus murinus isolate Inina chromosome 14, M.murinus_Inina_mat1.0, whole genome shotgun sequence genome, one interval contains:
- the HMX3 gene encoding homeobox protein HMX3, protein MPEPGPDAPGTASAQPPPPPPPPPAPKESPFSIKNLLNGDHHRPAPKPQPPPRTLFAPASAAAAAAAAAAAAAKGALEGAAGFALSQVGDLAFPRFEIPAQRFALPAHYLERSPAWWYPYTLTPAGGHLPRPEASEKALLRDSSPASGTDRDSPEPLLKADPDHKELDSKSPDEIILEESDSEEGKKEGEAAPGAAGANVGTAAATPGSEDWKKGAESPEKKPACRKKKTRTVFSRSQVFQLESTFDMKRYLSSSERAGLAASLHLTETQVKIWFQNRRNKWKRQLAAELEAANLSHAAAQRIVRVPILYHENSAAEGAAAAAAGAPVPVSQPLLTFPHPVYYSHPVVSSVPLLRPV, encoded by the exons ATGCCGGAGCCCGGGCCGGACGCCCCCGGCACCGCCAGCGCGCaacccccgccgccgccgcccccaccTCCCGCGCCCAAGGAGTCCCCGTTCTCCATCAAGAACCTGCTCAACGGAGACCACCACCGGCCAGCCCCTAAACCGCAGCCGCCCCCACGGACGCTCTTCGCGCCGGcctcagccgccgccgccgccgccgccgctgccgccgcggCGGCCAAGGGGGCTCTGGAGGGCGCCGCGGGCTTCGCGCTCTCGCAGGTGGGCGACCTGGCTTTCCCCCGCTTTGAGATCCCGGCGCAGAGGTTTGCCCTGCCTGCGCACTACCTGGAGCGCTCCCCGGCCTGGTGGTACCCCTACACCCTGACCCCCGCCGGCGGCCACCTCCCGAGACCTGAAG CCTCCGAGAAGGCCCTCCTGCGCGACTCCTCCCCCGCTTCGGGCACAGACCGCGACTCCCCGGAGCCGCTGCTCAAGGCCGACCCCGACCACAAGGAGCTGGACTCCAAGAGCCCGGACGAGATCATTCTGGAGGAGAGCGACTCCGAGGAAGGCAAGAAGGAGGGCGAGGCGGCGCCAGGCGCGGCTGGGGCGAATGTAGGGACAGCGGCGGCGACGCCGGGCTCAGAGGACTGGAAGAAGGGCGCCGAGAGTCCGGAGAAGAAGCCCGCGTGCCGCAAGAAGAAGACGCGCACTGTCTTCTCGCGCAGCCAGGTCTTCCAGCTCGAGTCCACCTTCGACATGAAGCGCTACCTGAGCAGCTCCGAGCGCGCCGGCCTGGCCGCGTCGCTGCACCTCACCGAGACGCAGGTCAAGATCTGGTTCCAGAACCGCCGCAACAAGTGGAAGCGGCAGCTGGCGGCGGAGCTGGAGGCGGCCAACCTGAGCCATGCCGCCGCGCAGCGCATCGTGCGGGTGCCCATCCTGTACCACGAGAACTCAGCGGCCGAGGGCGCGGCGGCCGCGGCCGCAGGGGCCCCAGTGCCGGTCAGCCAGCCACTGCTCACCTTCCCGCATCCCGTCTACTATTCGCACCCGGTGGTCTCGTCCGTGCCGCTTCTACGGCCGGTCTGA